One Halosegnis longus DNA window includes the following coding sequences:
- a CDS encoding 30S ribosomal protein S4e has product MTRHQKRLSVPNSWPVERKEQTYTVKAGAGPHGEEGVPLLIVLRDVLGYVDSKKEARYALEQDSVLVNGKALSDEQRPIGMFDILAFVEREEYYRVFPDEGGRLALTEIDADAADSRLGKVVKKQQVAGGDTQLTLHDGTTLLADDDTITQNDSIVVSNDDKSVVAHFSYEEGALVTAVDGEHAGEIGTVDEIQVTTGSSQNNVLVDQDDGRFETVEDYVVVIDENFTGDDA; this is encoded by the coding sequence ATGACGCGACACCAGAAACGACTCTCGGTACCGAACTCGTGGCCCGTCGAGCGCAAGGAGCAGACCTACACGGTGAAGGCGGGTGCGGGCCCGCACGGTGAAGAGGGAGTTCCTCTCCTCATCGTTCTGCGCGACGTGCTCGGCTACGTCGACTCGAAGAAGGAGGCGCGCTACGCCCTCGAACAGGACTCCGTCCTCGTGAACGGGAAGGCGCTGAGCGACGAACAGCGCCCGATCGGCATGTTCGACATTCTCGCCTTCGTGGAACGCGAGGAGTACTACCGCGTGTTCCCCGACGAGGGTGGGCGGCTCGCGCTCACCGAAATCGACGCCGACGCCGCGGACTCGCGGCTCGGCAAGGTCGTGAAGAAACAGCAGGTCGCCGGCGGCGACACGCAGCTCACGCTCCACGACGGAACGACGCTGCTTGCCGACGACGACACCATCACGCAAAACGACTCGATTGTCGTCTCGAACGACGACAAGTCGGTCGTCGCGCACTTCTCGTACGAGGAGGGCGCGCTGGTCACGGCCGTCGACGGCGAACACGCCGGCGAAATCGGCACCGTCGACGAGATTCAGGTGACGACCGGTTCCTCACAGAACAACGTCCTCGTCGACCAGGACGACGGCCGCTTCGAGACGGTCGAAGATTACGTCGTCGTCATCGACGAGAACTTCACGGGTGATGATGCATGA